The Apus apus isolate bApuApu2 chromosome 20, bApuApu2.pri.cur, whole genome shotgun sequence genome includes a region encoding these proteins:
- the FAAP20 gene encoding Fanconi anemia core complex-associated protein 20 yields MSQEGAARLRLKPRKAPAACSREPSPGRESPGPRPALTSRASWFEKDNLNEFEKPWSLLLKNISQDFTCTSWQSVPSFPEFFEKSSEEETPQKQEAFTVGTKDFPWVPFPSFCKKECLKAKNCSSQQVTQSQTDHPHEEQGQADKLAILPSTAEKMCSVGITDQAKDMVGEDPKRISKLDASPKSCEFSQPSSTHHLALSQSSAQASSFQQHHRKTVQKSREENDRKELQILRHEGSISPGEAGSVPAEETAPLVSQPRTESCKETENKSEGSSTLDSCPMCLIPFSGTLSQMDIDAHLARCLSQSADDVMW; encoded by the exons ATGTCGCAGGAAGGAGCCGCCAGGCTGCGCCTCAAGCCCAGGAAGGCGCCGGCAGCTTGCAGCCGGGAGCCCAGCCCGGGCCGGGAGTCGCCAGGGCCGCGCCC GGCATTGACCAGCAGAGCTTCCTGGTTTGAAAAAGACAACTTAAATGAGTTTGAAAAGCCATGGAGTTTGTTACTGAAAAACATCAGTCAAGATTTCACATGCACAAGCTGGCAATCAGTGCCCAGTTTTCCAGAATTCTTTGAAAAG aGTTCCGAGGAAGAGACTCCACAAAAACAAGAAGCCTTCACAGTTGGAACGAAGGACTTCCCTTGGGTACCATTCCCATCTTTTTGCAAAAAAGAATGTCTAAAAGCAAAGAATTGTAGCTCCCAGCAGGTAACACAGAGCCAGACTGACCATCCACATGAAGAACAGGGCCAAGCAGATAAACTGGCAATTTTACCTTCTACAGCTGAGAAAATGTGCAGTGTGGGTATTACAGATCAAGCAAAAGATATGGTTGGGGAGGACCCAAAACGTATCTCAAAACTGGATGCAAGTCCTAAATCATGTGAATTTTCTCAACCCAGTTCTACACACCACTTGGCCTTGTCACAAAGCTCTGCTCAAGCTTCTAGCTTTCAGCAGCACCACAGAAAGACTGTGCAgaagagcagggaagaaaatgaTAGGAAAGAGCTTCAAATACTAAGACATGAAGGGAGTATTTCACCTGGTGAGGCTGGATCTGTGCCTGCAGAAGAGACAGCTCCTCTTGTGAGCCAACCTAGAACTGAAAGCTGcaaggagacagaaaacaagagtGAAGGATCTTCAACTCTTGACAGTTGCCCAATGTGTCTGATTCCTTTTAGTGGAAC GCTGTCACAAATGGATATTGATGCCCATCTTGCCAGGTGCTTGTCTCAAAGTGCAGATGATGTAATGTGGTAA